One stretch of Oscillospiraceae bacterium DNA includes these proteins:
- a CDS encoding PilT/PilU family type 4a pilus ATPase, which yields MELNEILRTAVDRKASDILLITGLPVSLKIDESIMRLNDTRLSPENTEGLIRQIYGMANRPINKVLTEQGDDDFSFSVTQLSRFRVNAFKQRGSYSAVIRVLSFELPNRLTLGIPDAVIGLSDRKKGLVLVTGPAGSGKSTTLACMVDHINKTRSAHIITIEDPIEYLHKHNKSVVTQRELNVDTISYDEALRAAMRQAPNVILLGEMRDYETMRAALTAAETGHLVISTLHTTGTASTIDRIVDAFPPSQQAQVRIQLAMILQGVVSQQLIPKIGGGVAPAFEIMIVNNAIRNMIREGKTHQIDSVIYSGRSEGMITMDASICELTEKGKITVQNAEIFCINPEQVMRKLQKQ from the coding sequence ATTCTGCTTATCACCGGGCTTCCCGTATCACTGAAAATCGACGAATCGATTATGCGCTTGAATGACACGCGGCTTTCTCCGGAAAACACGGAGGGCTTGATTCGTCAGATCTACGGTATGGCCAACCGTCCGATCAATAAAGTGCTGACCGAACAAGGGGACGATGATTTCTCGTTTTCGGTCACGCAGCTTTCACGGTTTCGCGTCAATGCCTTTAAACAGCGCGGTTCGTATTCTGCGGTGATCAGGGTGTTGAGCTTTGAGCTGCCCAATCGGCTCACACTGGGCATTCCAGACGCCGTGATCGGACTTTCCGACCGCAAAAAGGGGTTAGTGCTTGTGACCGGTCCGGCGGGAAGCGGTAAATCGACAACGTTGGCCTGTATGGTGGATCATATCAACAAGACCCGCAGCGCACATATTATCACCATCGAGGATCCGATTGAGTATTTACATAAACACAATAAGAGCGTTGTGACACAGCGGGAATTGAATGTGGATACGATCAGTTACGATGAAGCACTTCGTGCGGCGATGCGTCAGGCACCCAATGTAATTTTGTTGGGGGAAATGCGTGATTACGAAACCATGCGGGCGGCATTGACGGCGGCCGAAACCGGGCATCTGGTTATCTCGACGCTTCACACAACAGGTACAGCCAGTACCATCGACCGTATTGTGGACGCATTCCCGCCCTCTCAGCAAGCGCAGGTCCGGATACAGCTCGCAATGATTTTACAGGGCGTGGTTTCGCAGCAATTGATTCCGAAAATCGGCGGCGGAGTCGCTCCGGCATTTGAGATTATGATTGTAAATAATGCAATTCGCAATATGATCCGCGAAGGGAAGACGCATCAGATTGACAGTGTGATTTATTCCGGACGCAGCGAGGGGATGATCACAATGGATGCCTCAATCTGCGAACTGACCGAGAAGGGTAAAATCACTGTGCAAAATGCCGAAATCTTTTGTATTAATCCTGAACAAGTCATGCGCAAATTACAAAAACAGTGA